acctgcccccagctccccctcagacctgccccacccccagctcccctcccccctcagacctgcccccccaccccactgaccgGCCCCCAGCTCAGACCTGCCCCACTGACCGGCCCCCAGCTTCCCCTCAGACCTGCCCCACTGacccgcccccccgctccccctcagacctgcccccctgccccacccccagctcccctcccccctagaCCTGCCCCCCtgacccgccccgcccccacctggtGCAGGGCGCTGATCCCGTCCGCGTTGGTGCCGTTGACCAGGCCGGGCACGGGCCGCTCCCCGCCGGGCCCCCCCCGCAGCATGGCCCGGGCCTCGCCCAGCTCCCCCCCCGCGCAGGCGGCCAGGAACTCGGCGGCGCGCTCGAAGCGCACGGCCCGGGCGCGGGGCGGCcgcggggggcagggcggggccggcGCCGCCTCCCACTGCCGGAGCTGCTCGCGCCGCCGCTCgcgggccgccgccgccgcgccccCGTCCGCCGCCATCTTCCCGGCGCGGCCCCGCCGGCTTCCgtaccccgccccctcccgccttCCGCTcggcccgggccccgccccctcctgccggCTTCCgtaccccgccccctcccgccttCCGCTCGGcccgggccccgccccttcctgccgGCTTCCgtaccccgccccctcccgccttCCGCTCGGcccgggccccgccccttcctgccaGCTTCCgtaccccgccccctcccgccttCAGCTCagccctagccccgccccctcgcTGCCTCCCGTCCAgtcctggccccgcctcctcctgcCGGCTTCCgtaccccgccccctcctgctttCCGCCcggcccgagccccgccccctcctgtcGGCTTCCGTCCagtcctggccccgccccctcgccGGTTTGCGTAGGGGCTCATGGGAAATGGAGTCTGGAGaatctccccgccccccgcagcggTTCCCCCGGGGggggcctggccccgccccgttCTCGGACCCCTCCCCTCGGAGCGCCCTTTGTGGGCGGGGCGTGGGAGAGTCCCGCCCCCACTCACAGCCGGGGGTGTCTGCGCACGTGGGTTGCCGCGGGGGGGTCATTCTCCagccccccttgcccccccccccccacaaagcaCTCGGAGGCGGCGCCTGTGCGGGCGGGAGGCCGGTTTATTGCCGGGCGGCGGGAGGCACCAGGCCCAtgcgggggggcacagggggagccCCCCCGGCTGATGGGCTGCGGGGGACGCGCGGGGGGGGAGGTCTCCacgtggggggctgggggggccgagGCTGCTCCGTCTCCGGGCTCATTTCCAGCGGCCGCCCAGGCGGCCCTTGGGGGCCCCCTTCTTGCTGCGGAGAgaacaggggagggggcgggtgagAAAAGGCGTCAGCAGCGCCCCAgatccccgcccccctcccccccggggcccctcccccgggcccagcccggcctcaccccccccccccccggccagctgGCCTCGGCATCCGCCCcgcgctgcccccctcccccgcccgcccgggcagctgggaggggggagaagcattTGCGGGGGTTGatcccgggaccccccccccccacttccccgaGAGGGACACCGCGGAGGCTACTCACAATTTCTGGGCATGGCTGATGCTGTTGTAAAGGATGTTAATCTGcaaacggggggggggagaacgaGTTATTACCCAGCTGGgccagcctctgccccccccGGAGCCAGCCAATGCCCCACCCCGGGGCTGGatggagccggcgccccctagcgGGGAAaggcccccccggcccccttctCTCACCTCGTATTTCTGGCGCTTGAGTTTCTCCATGAGGTCAAACTTCTCCGACTCCAGCTGGTGGATCCACTCGTGCAGCTCCTTGGCCTTCTCCCTgtggggccaggaggaggcgctgTCGGGATCGGGGCAGCTGCCAGTCACGCCCCCGCCCCGCACGGGCCCCTCGTACCCAGAGCGCCCCGGGAAACGGGAGGCATGCGCCACCCGAGGTAGCCGTGCTTGCTAGCCCCAGCGGCTCATGGGAACGACACGCAGAGCATCATGGGAAAGGGGGGCATAGACGGGCCAAGGTAGCCATGGTCGCTAACCCCAGGGGATCATGGGAACAAAGTGCAGAGCATCATGGGAAATGGGGGCACAGATGGGCCAAGGTAGCCATGGTCGCTAACCCCAGGGGATCATGGGAACAACGCGCTGAGCATCATGGGAAAGGGGGGCATAGACCGGCCAAGAGGTAGCCATGGTCGCTAACCCCAGGGGATCATGGGAACAAAGCGCCGAGCATCATGAGAAATGGGACCATAGATGGCCAAGAGGTAGCCGTGGTCACTAACCCCAGGGGATCATGGAAAATGGGAACCAAGAGAAGAGCATCATGGGAAACGGACACAGATGACCAAAGTAGCGATTGATCAGGTTGTTAACCTCAAGGGATTATGGGTAATGAGAACCAAGTGCAGAGCCTCATGGGAAATGGGACCATAGATGGCCAAGGGGGAGCCATGGTTGCTAACCCTAAGGGATCATGGGAAATGGGAACCCAGCACAGAGCATTGTGGGAAATGAAGTCCCCTGAGCGCCCACCCCTACTGCACCCCCTGTACCTCAGCTCATCCTCCCGCATGCTGTCGATGTTTAGGGGCTTCCGTCGCTCGGCCAAGATCCGGTTCTTCATCTCCCGCCCCGTCTGCCGCTTGCCCCGCTTCTGCTCAGCCTGGCAAACAGGGCATGGGGGTCACGTCAACACGGGCTCCCTCCAGAggcagcccctctggggtgggactcCGGGGGCTGGTTATACAGAGACCCTTCCCCCGGTGCTGAGATGtggccatctctggggtggaatgccAGGGTTGGTTATACGGGGACCCCTCACCGGGCGccgagatgcagctgcctctggggtggagcagccGGTGATTTTCAGACCGCTCCCcatactcctccccccccccctcaccttgACCAGATAGCCGCCGAAATGAGGCATGTTGGACAGAACTTTCTTCTTCTTGGCGTCGTCTTCGGCCCGTTTcttggcctcctcctcctccttgcgcAGCTTCTCTTCCTGCatgtgtgggggggagcagagctgtcaGCCACGCAGCTGGGGGGGGCACAGACTGGAGGGGGCGATCCCgctccagcccaggagtggggggggggttgtggggggactCACCGCTAGCTTGGCCTGGCGTTCCCGCTCCTTCTCGGTCCGGACCCGCACCTGCTCGTTCCGTTCCGCTCGGCGGCGCTCCTGCCAGGGGCCCGGTGACGGGTCAGGGCATGGCCTGCCACCCACAGCGCTCTCCagctggccccacctcttccccagaaCCCACAGTCCGCCTGGCATGCCCCCGGTATCcacaatcccctgccctgccccccggtACCCACAATCCGCCTGGTATTCCCCCCGGTAcccacaatcccctgccctgccccccctacccacaatcccctgccctgccccctgtacCTACAATCCGCCTGGCATACCCCCCTGGTACCCACAATCCGTGTGGTATTCCCCCCAGTAC
This is a stretch of genomic DNA from Chelonia mydas isolate rCheMyd1 chromosome 23, rCheMyd1.pri.v2, whole genome shotgun sequence. It encodes these proteins:
- the TNNT1 gene encoding troponin T, slow skeletal muscle isoform X3, which produces MSDAEEVEYEEEQHEEEERPKPSRPLVPQLAPPKIPDGERVDFDDIHRKRMEKDLLELQTLIDVHFEQRKKEEEELIGLMERIERRRAERNEQVRVRTEKERERQAKLAEEKLRKEEEEAKKRAEDDAKKKKVLSNMPHFGGYLVKAEQKRGKRQTGREMKNRILAERRKPLNIDSMREDELREKAKELHEWIHQLESEKFDLMEKLKRQKYEINILYNSISHAQKFKKGAPKGRLGGRWK
- the TNNT1 gene encoding troponin T, slow skeletal muscle isoform X2 yields the protein MSDAEEVEYEEEQHEEEEQAEEAEEEEEEERPKPSRPLVPQLAPPKIPDGERVDFDDIHRKRMEKDLLELQTLIDVHFEQRKKEEEELIGLMERIERRRAERNEQVRVRTEKERERQAKLAEEKLRKEEEEAKKRAEDDAKKKKVLSNMPHFGGYLVKAEQKRGKRQTGREMKNRILAERRKPLNIDSMREDELREKAKELHEWIHQLESEKFDLMEKLKRQKYEINILYNSISHAQKFKKGAPKGRLGGRWK
- the TNNT1 gene encoding troponin T, slow skeletal muscle isoform X1, whose protein sequence is MSDAEEVEYEEEQHEEEEQAEEAEEEEVSEEPQPAAEPEEERPKPSRPLVPQLAPPKIPDGERVDFDDIHRKRMEKDLLELQTLIDVHFEQRKKEEEELIGLMERIERRRAERNEQVRVRTEKERERQAKLAEEKLRKEEEEAKKRAEDDAKKKKVLSNMPHFGGYLVKAEQKRGKRQTGREMKNRILAERRKPLNIDSMREDELREKAKELHEWIHQLESEKFDLMEKLKRQKYEINILYNSISHAQKFKKGAPKGRLGGRWK